In Bacteroidota bacterium, the genomic window TCTGATTATAAAGGCCACTACTCCTTCACCAATTTCCCAATCATAATAGGAAAATTTTCGCCTGAAATTCTTGTAATATAGACGCCCGAAGAAAGTGAGGAAATATCTATTATCTTTGTTGCTAAAGTACCTGTATTTATTGTTTCTGTGTGTACTTGTTTTCCTGTTATATCATATATGTTTAATTGTGCAGTTTCATTAATAAATACATCCCCTCCAAAACTTATATAATTAGTTGCAGGGTTGG contains:
- a CDS encoding T9SS type A sorting domain-containing protein produces the protein MTSYTTVEKTLTPEFGLTREVTTYGQLINKADYLYYEVVYYKSANKTWGKTRIISPAFKTQSLQIIPNPATNYISFGGDVFINETAQLNIYDITGKQVHTETINTGTLATKIIDISSLSSGVYITRISGENFPIMIGKLVKE